The Coffea arabica cultivar ET-39 chromosome 8e, Coffea Arabica ET-39 HiFi, whole genome shotgun sequence genome window below encodes:
- the LOC113703223 gene encoding disease resistance protein RPM1-like isoform X2 encodes MAETVLSFVLDQLSTFLREEGRLLGGLRQEVQFIMDELEQMRAFLREAEAKEEDAQPTLQQWIKQVRDAAYDTEDILDEFVARFARHRATGFYGSVRRIFSSIKNLRARHRVASEIQSIKSRIKSISEAHQRYQSEYGISAPASNSLSAVNTTTWRYSRDDALLVEEAKLVGIDQPKKRLISELLEEDDHQLKVVSVVGMGGLGKTTLVKKVHEDPEVRRHFPVRAWVTVSQTCDFQYLLKDLIRQLHEEGKKPVPQSIESMTATGLKKIVKDFLQQAGRYAIVFDDVWDVEFWNTIKFALPESSHGNRVMLTTRKADVASASCTESLGYLHRMESLSFEDSWTLFCNKIFKGNSCPGHLMDVAKGVLDKCEGLPLAILAISGLLALKDVNRTEEWETVRRSLGGELEGTGKLDRVKKILSLSYNDLPWHLKACLLYLSIYPEDYKIGCGRLINLWIAERFVEWREGMSIEDVAWGYLSELVSRNLIQVTCVFYEGIPYTCRIHDLLRAVILLKSREQNLVTVIDGQPTMWPSDKLKHLDLSCTRVERIPKAIGKLQHLEYLDLGNTRVRELPLEILKLQQLRVLRVYQQVDTSDDDYGYHGFKAPSNMGGLLALEVLNCIDASSGSTIVKEIGKLTQLRELYITKLRSEDGKELCSSLANLTSLRELSVDSIGKGDDFEIIDLNHPSLSSSSLFLQSLRTLFMCGRLEKMPQWVARLHGLVRIDLDWSRLRGEEDPLESLQHLPNLGEINFCGSYQGEGLCFKAGGFLKLKELHLKRMEGLRWMRVEEGALPRLQKLFLEQLPLLEELPVGIQHLSQLQELTLYEMSSQLRGKLLENQKEESEDYRRIAHIPEILIGYYTDDRKWRDRWLWAEKKKTYNLS; translated from the exons ATGGCAGAAACAGTTCTCTCTTTTGTGCTGGATCAACTCTCAACTTTTCTGCGCGAGGAGGGACGACTATTGGGAGGGCTTCGGCAAGAGGTTCAATTCATCATGGATGAGTTGGAGCAAATGAGAGCTTTCCTGCGAGAGGcagaagcaaaagaagaagatgCTCAACCCACGCTCCAACAATGGATCAAGCAAGTGCGAGATGCTGCTTATGACACTGAGGACATTCTCGATGAATTTGTAGCTCGCTTTGCTCGGCATCGCGCAACAGGATTCTACGGCTCTGTTCGGAGAATTTTCAGCTCCATCAAGAATTTGAGAGCTCGTCATCGAGTTGCTAGCGAAATACAAAGCATCAAGTCCCGAATCAAAAGTATTTCTGAAGCTCATCAAAGATACCAATCCGAATATGGTATCTCTGCCCCAGCGTCCAACTCACTTTCGGCTGTGAACACCACAACCTGGCGCTATAGCAGAGATGACGCACTGCTTGTGGAAGAAGCTAAATTGGTTGGCATTGACCAGCCCAAGAAACGTCTTATTTCTGAGCTCCTCGAAGAGGATGATCACCAACTGAAAGTTGTTTCAGTGGTTGGTATGGGAGGACTCGGCAAAACTACCCTAGTGAAAAAAGTCCACGAGGATCCTGAAGTCAGAAGGCATTTCCCAGTTCGTGCTTGGGTAACTGTCTCTCAAACATGTGACTTTCAGTACCTCCTGAAAGACTTGATTCGGCAGTTACACGAGGAAGGGAAGAAACCAGTCCCACAATCGATAGAGTCTATGACCGCCACTGGGCTGAAAAAAattgtcaaagattttcttcaaCAAGCTGGAAGGTATGCAATTGTTTTTGATGACGTATGGGACGTGGAATTTTGGAATACCATCAAATTTGCACTGCCCGAGAGTAGCCACGGCAACCGTGTCATGCTAACAACTCGGAAAGCTGATGTAGCCTCTGCCTCTTGTACAGAATCTCTAGGTTATCTCCACAGAATGGAGTCACTGTCCTTTGAAGATTCGTGGACCCTGTTTTGTAACAAGATCTTTAAGGGAAATAGTTGCCCTGGCCATTTGATGGATGTTGCCAAAGGTGTATTGGATAAATGTGAGGGCTTGCCCCTTGCGATTCTTGCAATCAGTGGGCTTTTGGCTTTGAAAGATGTAAACAGAACAGAGGAATGGGAGACGGTTCGACGCAGTCTTGGAGGTGAATTAGAAGGCACTGGTAAGCTGGACAGAGTTAAAAAGATTCTCTCTCTTAGTTATAATGATTTGCCTTGGCATCTAAAGGCATGCTTGTTGTATTTAAGCATCTACCCAGAGGATTATAAAATAGGATGCGGAAGACTCATTAATTTGTGGATTGCTGAAAGGTTTGTAGAATGGAGAGAAGGAATGAGTATTGAAGATGTAGCTTGGGGTTATCTCAGTGAACTCGTCAGTAGAAACCTAATTCAAGTGACCTGTGTGTTTTACGAAGGAATACCCTACACTTGTCGAATCCATGACCTATTGAGAGCAGTTATTCTTCTCAAGTCAAGGGAACAAAACTTGGTCACAGTCATTGATGGACAACCAACGATGTGGCCGTCCGACAAG CTCAAGCATCTGGACCTATCCTGTACGAGAGTGGAGAGAATCCCGAAAGCCATTGGAAAGCTTCAACATTTGGAGTATCTGGATTTGGGTAACACCAGAGTTAGGGAATTACCCTTGGAAATCCTAAAGCTGCAACAGCTTCGAGTTCTCAGAGTATATCAACAAGTTGATACTTCAGATGATGATTATGGATATCATGGATTTAAAGCTCCCTCGAATATGGGAGGGCTTCTTGCCCTAGAAGTATTAAACTGCATAGATGCAAGTAGTGGATCTACAATAGTTAAGGAGATAGGAAAGCTGACCCAATTAAGAGAGCTATATATTACAAAGTTAAGAAGCGAAGATGGAAAGGAGCTCTGCTCCTCCCTTGCCAACCTCACCAGTCTTCGGGAATTAAGTGTTGATTCAATTGGAAAAGGTGATGATTTTGAGATAATCGATTTAAAtcatccttctctttcttcttcttctttgtttcttcAATCTCTTCGTACGCTGTTTATGTGTGGCCGCTTAGAAAAGATGCCACAATGGGTAGCTCGTCTTCACGGCTTGGTAAGAATAGATTTGGACTGGAGCAGGTTAAGGGGTGAGGAGGATCCGCTTGAATCCCTCCAACATTTGCCCAATTTGGGTGAAATTAATTTCTGTGGATCTTACCAGGGAGAAGGATTGTGCTTCAAAGCTGGAGGGTTCCTAAAGCTGAAGGAGTTGCACTTAAAGAGAATGGAAGGGTTGagatggatgagagtggaggagGGTGCATTGCCTCGTCTCCAAAAACTATTTCTGGAACAACTTCCATTACTAGAGGAGTTACCTGTGGGTATTCAGCACTTGAGCCAACTTCAAGAGCTAACTTTGTATGAGATGAGTTCTCAATTGAGAGGGAAGCTGTTGGAGAATCAGAAGGAAGAAAGTGAAGATTACAGAAGAATCGCACACATTCCTGAAATTCTCATTGGTTACTACACAGATGATAGGAAATGGAGAGACCGCTGGCTGTGGGCGGAGAAGAAGAAAACATATAATCTTTCCTAa
- the LOC113703223 gene encoding disease resistance protein RPM1-like isoform X1 — MAETVLSFVLDQLSTFLREEGRLLGGLRQEVQFIMDELEQMRAFLREAEAKEEDAQPTLQQWIKQVRDAAYDTEDILDEFVARFARHRATGFYGSVRRIFSSIKNLRARHRVASEIQSIKSRIKSISEAHQRYQSEYGISAPASNSLSAVNTTTWRYSRDDALLVEEAKLVGIDQPKKRLISELLEEDDHQLKVVSVVGMGGLGKTTLVKKVHEDPEVRRHFPVRAWVTVSQTCDFQYLLKDLIRQLHEEGKKPVPQSIESMTATGLKKIVKDFLQQAGRYAIVFDDVWDVEFWNTIKFALPESSHGNRVMLTTRKADVASASCTESLGYLHRMESLSFEDSWTLFCNKIFKGNSCPGHLMDVAKGVLDKCEGLPLAILAISGLLALKDVNRTEEWETVRRSLGGELEGTGKLDRVKKILSLSYNDLPWHLKACLLYLSIYPEDYKIGCGRLINLWIAERFVEWREGMSIEDVAWGYLSELVSRNLIQVTCVFYEGIPYTCRIHDLLRAVILLKSREQNLVTVIDGQPTMWPSDKVRRLVLRSSSSNNTQHHQQRRSYCFDHLRSFFTIGSPNPLLSRMLLSEISRSSKLLKVLELDSQVEIPNEIFNLFQLKHLDLSCTRVERIPKAIGKLQHLEYLDLGNTRVRELPLEILKLQQLRVLRVYQQVDTSDDDYGYHGFKAPSNMGGLLALEVLNCIDASSGSTIVKEIGKLTQLRELYITKLRSEDGKELCSSLANLTSLRELSVDSIGKGDDFEIIDLNHPSLSSSSLFLQSLRTLFMCGRLEKMPQWVARLHGLVRIDLDWSRLRGEEDPLESLQHLPNLGEINFCGSYQGEGLCFKAGGFLKLKELHLKRMEGLRWMRVEEGALPRLQKLFLEQLPLLEELPVGIQHLSQLQELTLYEMSSQLRGKLLENQKEESEDYRRIAHIPEILIGYYTDDRKWRDRWLWAEKKKTYNLS, encoded by the coding sequence ATGGCAGAAACAGTTCTCTCTTTTGTGCTGGATCAACTCTCAACTTTTCTGCGCGAGGAGGGACGACTATTGGGAGGGCTTCGGCAAGAGGTTCAATTCATCATGGATGAGTTGGAGCAAATGAGAGCTTTCCTGCGAGAGGcagaagcaaaagaagaagatgCTCAACCCACGCTCCAACAATGGATCAAGCAAGTGCGAGATGCTGCTTATGACACTGAGGACATTCTCGATGAATTTGTAGCTCGCTTTGCTCGGCATCGCGCAACAGGATTCTACGGCTCTGTTCGGAGAATTTTCAGCTCCATCAAGAATTTGAGAGCTCGTCATCGAGTTGCTAGCGAAATACAAAGCATCAAGTCCCGAATCAAAAGTATTTCTGAAGCTCATCAAAGATACCAATCCGAATATGGTATCTCTGCCCCAGCGTCCAACTCACTTTCGGCTGTGAACACCACAACCTGGCGCTATAGCAGAGATGACGCACTGCTTGTGGAAGAAGCTAAATTGGTTGGCATTGACCAGCCCAAGAAACGTCTTATTTCTGAGCTCCTCGAAGAGGATGATCACCAACTGAAAGTTGTTTCAGTGGTTGGTATGGGAGGACTCGGCAAAACTACCCTAGTGAAAAAAGTCCACGAGGATCCTGAAGTCAGAAGGCATTTCCCAGTTCGTGCTTGGGTAACTGTCTCTCAAACATGTGACTTTCAGTACCTCCTGAAAGACTTGATTCGGCAGTTACACGAGGAAGGGAAGAAACCAGTCCCACAATCGATAGAGTCTATGACCGCCACTGGGCTGAAAAAAattgtcaaagattttcttcaaCAAGCTGGAAGGTATGCAATTGTTTTTGATGACGTATGGGACGTGGAATTTTGGAATACCATCAAATTTGCACTGCCCGAGAGTAGCCACGGCAACCGTGTCATGCTAACAACTCGGAAAGCTGATGTAGCCTCTGCCTCTTGTACAGAATCTCTAGGTTATCTCCACAGAATGGAGTCACTGTCCTTTGAAGATTCGTGGACCCTGTTTTGTAACAAGATCTTTAAGGGAAATAGTTGCCCTGGCCATTTGATGGATGTTGCCAAAGGTGTATTGGATAAATGTGAGGGCTTGCCCCTTGCGATTCTTGCAATCAGTGGGCTTTTGGCTTTGAAAGATGTAAACAGAACAGAGGAATGGGAGACGGTTCGACGCAGTCTTGGAGGTGAATTAGAAGGCACTGGTAAGCTGGACAGAGTTAAAAAGATTCTCTCTCTTAGTTATAATGATTTGCCTTGGCATCTAAAGGCATGCTTGTTGTATTTAAGCATCTACCCAGAGGATTATAAAATAGGATGCGGAAGACTCATTAATTTGTGGATTGCTGAAAGGTTTGTAGAATGGAGAGAAGGAATGAGTATTGAAGATGTAGCTTGGGGTTATCTCAGTGAACTCGTCAGTAGAAACCTAATTCAAGTGACCTGTGTGTTTTACGAAGGAATACCCTACACTTGTCGAATCCATGACCTATTGAGAGCAGTTATTCTTCTCAAGTCAAGGGAACAAAACTTGGTCACAGTCATTGATGGACAACCAACGATGTGGCCGTCCGACAAGGTACGCCGTCTAGTACTCCGTAGTAGTAGCAGTAACAACACCCAGCACCACCAACAAAGACGAAGTTATTGCTTTGACCACCTTCGGTCATTCTTTACAATTGGATCCCCGAACCCACTCCTGTCTAGAATGTTGTTATCtgaaatttcaaggagtagtAAGCTGTTAAAGGTTTTGGAACTGGATAGTCAAGTGGAAATACCAAATGAGATTTTCAACTTGTTTCAGCTCAAGCATCTGGACCTATCCTGTACGAGAGTGGAGAGAATCCCGAAAGCCATTGGAAAGCTTCAACATTTGGAGTATCTGGATTTGGGTAACACCAGAGTTAGGGAATTACCCTTGGAAATCCTAAAGCTGCAACAGCTTCGAGTTCTCAGAGTATATCAACAAGTTGATACTTCAGATGATGATTATGGATATCATGGATTTAAAGCTCCCTCGAATATGGGAGGGCTTCTTGCCCTAGAAGTATTAAACTGCATAGATGCAAGTAGTGGATCTACAATAGTTAAGGAGATAGGAAAGCTGACCCAATTAAGAGAGCTATATATTACAAAGTTAAGAAGCGAAGATGGAAAGGAGCTCTGCTCCTCCCTTGCCAACCTCACCAGTCTTCGGGAATTAAGTGTTGATTCAATTGGAAAAGGTGATGATTTTGAGATAATCGATTTAAAtcatccttctctttcttcttcttctttgtttcttcAATCTCTTCGTACGCTGTTTATGTGTGGCCGCTTAGAAAAGATGCCACAATGGGTAGCTCGTCTTCACGGCTTGGTAAGAATAGATTTGGACTGGAGCAGGTTAAGGGGTGAGGAGGATCCGCTTGAATCCCTCCAACATTTGCCCAATTTGGGTGAAATTAATTTCTGTGGATCTTACCAGGGAGAAGGATTGTGCTTCAAAGCTGGAGGGTTCCTAAAGCTGAAGGAGTTGCACTTAAAGAGAATGGAAGGGTTGagatggatgagagtggaggagGGTGCATTGCCTCGTCTCCAAAAACTATTTCTGGAACAACTTCCATTACTAGAGGAGTTACCTGTGGGTATTCAGCACTTGAGCCAACTTCAAGAGCTAACTTTGTATGAGATGAGTTCTCAATTGAGAGGGAAGCTGTTGGAGAATCAGAAGGAAGAAAGTGAAGATTACAGAAGAATCGCACACATTCCTGAAATTCTCATTGGTTACTACACAGATGATAGGAAATGGAGAGACCGCTGGCTGTGGGCGGAGAAGAAGAAAACATATAATCTTTCCTAa